The genome window TAACCGTTAATCCAAACACCCGTGCGTTTGTCTTTTTCAGCAACCACATTGTTTATGACTGTGTATAAAAAGTCATAAATCTGAGTTGTAAAAACATATTCTGAAATTTCCTGATCAACCAAAGCATCATTCAATTCGCTGACAACTGCGACAGGGTTAATCCTGCGATCAATGGGTCTTGAATAAATTTTTTCGAGTTTCATTTGTTTATGGTAAAAGGGTGTTCAGATGGTTTGCGCGATAGATACTTTTTGAATTCAACTGGCCAAAAAGTGTGAAATTACTATTTGCCAGAGTGCCGGGGTAAAAAACGATGACCTTATAATCTTTGACATACTGCTCGATGCGTGATACCAATTTGTTTGCCCGTAAGTAAGGGTAAATGCTGCCGATGCCATAAATAAAGACATATACCTTTTTCAGTCCTGTATTGTCTGAAATATGGCTTTGAATTTTATCAATCAAATATTTTGTAAAATCATCACCGGCAAGGATGCGCTCAAGACGAAGCATTACTGCATGGCTGTCTTTCTTATCCAATTCCATCATTATA of Bacteroidota bacterium contains these proteins:
- a CDS encoding BREX protein BrxB domain-containing protein — encoded protein: MSTRIDSLYELLENRDFLNPETANIFSPFFFFTYDAANEYQVRKEIELLKEKLKRPLAMADTLVINIYELVLEFLKARSVSSMTTFDIMMELDKKDSHAVMLRLERILAGDDFTKYLIDKIQSHISDNTGLKKVYVFIYGIGSIYPYLRANKLVSRIEQYVKDYKVIVFYPGTLANSNFTLFGQLNSKSIYRANHLNTLLP